A region of the Penicillium psychrofluorescens genome assembly, chromosome: 6 genome:
AGGAGCCACCTCGGCACCTCAGGCCACGAAGCCGTCGGCTCAACATGCCCCGACAAACTTGTTTGCGCCGAAGCCCGCTACCGCACAGGCAGCACCTCAGAACCAGCAGCCATTTGGCAATCTATTTGGTGGTAAACCTGCGGCTCCTGCAGTCCCTGCAGCCAAAGAAACATTGGCGCCTGCCGttccagctgctccacccACTCAACCTTTTCAGCAGTCAAAGCCTCAGTTGCCTTCCAGCACGAGCGAAGAACAGGCTGAAGATGCCGAGTTGCTCTTGCAACTGCGGACCCTGAACGAGTCGTTCAAACAGGGAGTCAGCAAACGCAGTGCCACGGATGATTTTGATTCACTCATCTTGTACTACTTGCAAGTCCGTGAGACTTTGGGTGTCCCTGTCTTCCCCAACATTTCCGGAGCGGAAGCTACCGCGACAAAAGGCCCTGTTGCTAGTGCTCAGGATGATTCCTCTACTGCCAACGTTTTCGCaaactccttctccgcccCGAAGCCAGACTCGAGCAAACAACCCGCTCTTGCGCCTGCACAGTCGGCGAGTACTCCGAGCCCTGCCgctcctgcagcagctcctccGAAATTTGGAAACAACATGTTTGCCAAGGCTGCATCGAGTGCAAGTACCTCCACATCTACTGCCAATGCCGCTCCATCGCAACCTTCAGCGGCTGCACCAGCGCTTGCAATGCCGAAATTCGGAAATGGTGCTTCTGGCACGGATTTCATGGCGCAGTTCAAGAAACAAGCAGAGAAGACCGCGGCCgaagaaaaggccaagcGCAAGGCTGAAGATTTTGAttccgacgaagacgatgaagaggagtGGGAACGCCAAGACGCCGAGAGACAGCGCGAGAAGCGCGCCAAGATTGAAGCggcatccaagaagaagacgaagtTTGTTCCCGGCAAGGGGTTCATGTTTGtcgacgacgtcgacgaACCGGCGGCTTCAACCGAGGCTGCCAATCCGTCTAGTGCTCCGAGTCCCGCCGTCACGCCATTGTTTGGCAAGACTGATGAGGCAAGCAAGATTGGTAGCTCCAATGAAGCTAGCGTGATCAGCAACGCCAGCTCCCGCGCAGCGAGCCCGGCTACTTCGATTTTCGCATCTGCAAACCAGCCGGTTCCCAACTCGCAAAACATTTTTGGCCGCCTTTCTGCAACCCCACAGACTTCTGACAAGGATGACGGTGACTCTTCCTCCGGTGATGACATCCAAGAAGCCATACGCAAGACCCCCAAGCGGCGGCCCTCTGCCGAAGAcagagaagcggaagatgATCGCCCATCCAAGCGGACCATGAAGTCCTCCGATGCTGCCACCAGCAAGTCCAGCCTGGACGCCCCTCTTCCAGCCCCTAGCGCTGCCGCAGGTCGCAGTCTTTTTGATCGAGTTCAGACTCCCGGTCGTTCTGCGACGAGCTCGCCTAACCCATTTGGCGGGTTGATGGGCGGGaatgccaccaccaacaatGCCACCAGCTCCCTGTTTACCGGTGTCAACACTTCGGGTACTAGCACGCCCATTTTTGGCGCTCCCAAGGGCGCTCCCCAGACCGCTGATCAAACCTGGAAGCCAAACACTCCGATCAAGTTCGCAGCTGAATCAGTTCCCTCGACCGAGAATGCCACGTCCGCGGACGTcaccggcgacgaggaggagggtgagcCCGGTGCTATCTTCAATCTCACGAATGCCAAggctggcgaggaagaagaagatgcagtTTACGAATGCCGCGCTCGTGCTTTCAAGCGAGACGGTAGCTGGAAATCCCAGGGCACCGGAATCTGCCGTCTACTCGTTCACCGAGAGACCCATGCTGCTCGTGTTGTGATCCGTGCCGACCCGGGCGGCAACATTATCCTCAACACCCACCTGAAGCGTGACTACGCCTATTCCAAGGCCGGCAGCAGCGTGCAGTTGATGGTGCCGCACCACAACAAGCAGCCCGAGCACTGGGCCATACGGGCGAAGGCCGAAAACGTCAATgagctcttctccaagatcgAAGAGATCAAAAACTAATCACATTCACAATCACCATCATATCACCATGAAGCTTCGACTACAACGATCTCGCATACAATCTGTCCGTCCTTTTCGTTTTGTCAAAACACCAAAATTTTCTCATCTGTGAGGCGTCACTGGTGCCCCCCAAGGGGCGTCTCACATACATTTATTGTCGGAAGTTCTTGTTTGGAGTCAGGGGAGCATGTATTTGTACGAGCATACCGGCATTGCGTTTGcttgcttttttcttttcctgtACTTCGAGGGGTCCTCGAGACCAGCGGACCCGAACTTCGGTTCTGGGTCTGCTTGGGCTCGATGGGCCCCTCGAAgatgtttttcttttgtcgtTGCTTTCTGTCATTCCCATATTCTGTCTGCATTTACTTGGCTGGGCCCGGGCTCGTTGCCCTGGGCCCAGCCGAGCGAATGCACCGTTGTACTTTAGCCAGGGAATGGCAGTTCCGTTCAACGGATTCTAGTGGCCCTTGTAAACGTAAGAATTGGCAGCTGCGAAGTACATGGGCTGCGAGATGCAGCCAACAAGGCCACGCAGGTCTCTGGCACATCTGAATAGCTGCAGTCCTAAGTGCTACCAGAAAGCAGCCGTAGTTCTGGAACTACAATCATCCAAGCACCCTACGATGAATAATCCccaagaaagagagaagaataGTGAGAAAAAAAGAGGTATTTTTATTTTGAAAGAAGTCCCCGACCAGACAGAAAACCCCAACGTAATCATAGATGCGATGCTTCAAGACAGGACAGCACATGACAGGAAGAGATTTACGCATCGTCAACGGTGGCAGTGTGCAGACCCTTGGGGTTCTTGACGTTCACAGCCTGGACGTGCGAGTACAGACGCTCCACGgcgccctcctcgtcgttACGCTTGCGGGAAATGCGCACGCGCAGACGGAAGGGAACGCCCTTGATGCCGGCCTCCCAAACCTTCTTGTTCAGCTGGGGGTCGAGGCGGACGTCCTTGGTGCCCTACACAATCACGAAAAAATATTATCAGCAAAAGAATGTAGGAAGAGAGTGGCGTGTCTTACCATGGCCTGCTCGGCAAAGGCgcggatctccttgatggcgCGGGGAGCGCGCTTCTTGAAGCTGACGCCGTGGCACTATATTCCCGCGAAGAAGGCGTAATTAGTCTTCCGTCCGAACGCCATTGAGTGGTGATTGTTCTGCTCGTGATGGTTGTGTGTCGTGGCCGTAGAGGTGGACTTCATCAAACTAATTTCTTCTTTTGGGGTTTCCGGGTTTGTGTGGGTGTGAGGTTACGCAGGTTCAGCAACCAGTCGACAATTCGGCGAGAGAAAATGCAAAAAGACAAAACGAGTCGAGTCTCCGTGCGGGAAAATCCCGACAGGATACATCAACCGGTCTTGCAAGCAAGTTCTGATCTAGGGCAAGGTTCTTCATGGCGGATATCATGAATAACCTTCCCACACACAAACTCCGGAATCTCCAGAAGTTGTTCTCTGTCCATTGGTTCCTCCAGATCACGACGAGTCCATCGACGGTGCAGACATTAGGGAAACAGGAAAGGGGATCAACGTACCCGCTTGTGCAGGTTGATGGTGTACTCGCGCGACACCACGTCGGCGATGGCCGAGCGGGTCTTCTTGCCGGACTTGACGTTGGACATCTCTGCTGGGGATTAGCAGGACGTAAGTAGACGAGAGACAGATATGAAGTGACTGACTGGAATGGGGGGTGTCGACGGTGGGCGAGAGGTGGTCGGGGGTCGAAGCGGATGTGCGATTTTTCGAAATTGAGAGTGTGGCTCGCTTAGTGTGGAGACGGGATCTGATTGGTGGGATGCACGTGACTGCACGTGACTGCACTcggtgcctgaggcagaaaATTATCACTTTGGGCCCAGGTCAATTAATTAACTAACGAACTACAGTCATATCCTGGCATAAGAGAGATTGACCGGAGCAAACCCCTTGGGATACAGTGACGTTTGCTAAACCCCAAAGCTGGGTTCATTGAACCATTCTATGTACAAGAGGCTCGTCATCACTCTAATTCTCCCCACTCACATCCGGATACAGATCAAACCGGCGCTGGGTATAGATCGGGATGCTCGACCGAATATTCTTGATCGTCTCGTTATCCAAATCCGCATACACAATGGtctccttctcatccgccaTGCCGAGGATATGGGCACCGGGATCGGCGACCAAACTGTGCCCATAGGCATGGTAATCCGCGTCCATATCCCGCGCGGGACTGCACATTCCCACATATGTCTGATTATCGACTGCGCGGGCCCGACCGAGTAATTCCCAGTGCAGCGGACCTGTGGTGGTATTGAAAGCACCCGGGTAGAGGAGCAAAAAAGCACCCTTGCGCGCCGCGATCATGGCCGCCTCCGGGAAGCGGATGTCGTAGCAGATGGCCAGCCCGACCTTGCCATATTCCGGAAGGTCGAGGATGGTGAGCTGGTTGCCCGGGGAGAGCACATCGCTTTCCCTGAAGGCGATCTTGCCGGGGATATCAATGTCGAACAAGTGCGTCTTGCGGTGGGTGCCGATCAAGGCGcccgacggcgagaagaccaGCGAGGTATTGTAGTATTTCTTGGTGGTGGGCTCCAATTCTGGGATACTGCCGCCGACCAGGTATGCgttggcctcggcggcgatcGCGGAGAGGGCGTGGAAAGAGGGGGACTGCTCTTTCGTgggcggggaggggagtAGAGTCTCGGCGTATTTGGGGAAGTGTGCGGTGCCGTAGGGGGAGTTGAAGCACTCGGGCAGGACAATCAGGCCTGCGCCTGCTTTGGCGGCCTCGAGAACCTTGCTGCGGGCATGGGTGAGGTTGGCGGTCTTATCGACGCCTGTAGATTGCGTTCGTTAGTTGGTTGGGACGAGATGTGAGGGCATATGTAGGGGTTCAAGACGTACCCGATGCCAACTGCACCAGGGCCAGTTTTAGGGGTTTCTTCAGGAAGGCAGCCATGGTGGTGACgtggtggaagaaaagagaagatgACAAGGTTAACTCCGCAACTCCGCATTGACCCGCCACTATATAAGCACCTCGCCGCTCTCATTGACTATTATTCTCCAAGATCCAAAACAATACAATGGTCGCTCTTGACACCGTGCGCAAACATAATTCAACCCTGAAGGACTTGGGGCCTAACCTGGTGGCCGTCTTCGGTATGATCCTACTGCTGTAAACATCTTATCCATCCCTTCACGACATACTAATTCCGAATTCTAGTCGGCGGCACCAGTGGCATCGGTGAAACCACCGCCCGGGCCTTTGTGAAACATACTCTCTCTCCGCGCGTCTATCTCATCGGACGCAATGAGAGCCAAGCATCCAAGATCATCGAGGAACTGCGCCAGCTGAACAATGACAGCCAAGCCAGCTTCGTCAAGTGCGACGTCTCGCGCCTGCACGACGTGGACGAAGCCTGCAAGACCATCCAGTCCAAGGAGGATAAGGTCAACCTGTTGTTCATGAGCCCGGGCATTATGACGACCAAAGGCCGCGACGGTATGTCTGTTTTCATGGAGCAAAATTCCCTCGCTAAACCATCCCTAGAAACCGACGAAGGCGTGGACAAGAAGCTGAGTCTTCACTACTATGCGCGCATGCGATTCCTGGTCAATCTGTTGCCGCAGTTGACCAACGCGGGCACCTCGAATCAACTCTCTCGCACAATCTCCGTGCTCAGTGCCGGCCACGAGGCAAAACTCCTGCTGGATGACCTGCCGCTGAAGAACCACTACTCACTTGGCAACTGCGCCAACCACGCCATCACTATGAACTCCCTGGCCATGGAAGAGCTGGCGGCATCGCACCCAGCCACCTCCTTCATCCATGCATACCCCGGTGGAGTGAACACGGGCCTGATGGACAATTTACTGGGCCGATTCGGCTCGAatgttcttttcttcctggcgAAGCCGTGGGTAGTTCCCCTGGACCAGAGCGGCGAGAGACACCTCTATGCGGCTACCAGCTCGACCTATTCCTCGCGAGATCGCAAGGCTGATGGGGCTGTGACTGGGGCTGACGGGACTAAGGGGTCGGGAGCGTATCTGCTCTCTTGGGATGGCTCCGTGACTGGGAATCAGAAGATCTTGAATGGATATCGCCGTGATGGGACCCGGAAGACAGTGTGGGAGCATACGCTCGGGGTATTTGAGAGTGTCTGTGGAAGGAAGGAGTAATTCATCATAGCATCGATCAGGAaccatcgtcatcatcatccttctGGCCGTAGTTCGGGCTGTATAGATCAGGATATACTTTGCCGATCACGTGATTCGCCTCTCCCATTCGCTGGGACCCAAAGTTTGGTTTTTTCGCAAGAGGCGAATTCCCCGTCTATAATAACAACAGTCGaaacgaaaaaaaagataGGAATCGACAGACCGGAGTTGGCCCCCTCGATCTCCATGCAGAATCCTGCACAGGCACCCGTCTAGCATCCTCCTTCCTGCCTCATTTGCCCCCAGCCGCCCGGCGGAGATCAGCCCCCCCcgatcaccaccaccatgttCGAggacttctccttctcgtcgcCATCGTCGCACCCGCCACGACTCACAGTGGACGCCGACGACCGGATTTTGCTAGACTGCGATAGCACGCTGGTCTCGCCGCTCTCCTCGCGATGTCCATCGCCGCAGTCCCATCGGTTTCGAGGGTCAGGGTCTCGCCCTCGCAACTCCTACTTCCGttctccgcctgctccgaCCTCTGTGCCATTTCCGTACGAAGCAAAGAGATTGTCTATCTCGACCTTGACCCAGAAACTGCACGAACATAGCCTGCACCCTGCACAACACTCCCATGACTCTTCCCCTGTCTCTGCAACACTGCCGGGGTCAAGATTCGCAGGGTACATCCTGACGCCGCCAGATACGGACCACGATGAAGAAGGGCTCGGGATGAGTGACCACCTGTCGTCGCCTCTATCGTCCAGCGCGAGTCCCACCTCCATGCCCGTGGACTCTCGGGATCAAGGCAGGAGAACAGCAGACCGATCACCAaatggtggtggcggcggactACTCGATCAACTGAACGTGCGCATGCAGCGACAGCGCATCGCCCAGCTACAATGCAGTCCCGCCGAAATGGACGCCATTCGCCGAACAGTGCtagccgacgaagacgacgaaaGCTGCCTCGGTGGGGACGAAGATTGCCATCCCAGCTCCCTGCCCCCACGGTCCCCGCCACGGCGACGAACGACCACTCCAGCGCGCAGCCGATTCGGCCCAGACTCTTCTGTCTCTGCATCGGGACCGGGGACGGCGACGTCCCATGCCCGGCGGAAGAGCAGTTCTGCTGGGGTCTTGCTGCCTCATGCGAACCGGGTTGAGAAAAGCCAGGGTGCGGGTCCGTCTAAGCGCAGCGAGCATGGTTTGAGACGGAAGAGTCTGGTGAGTGCTGCGCTGGCGAATCTGAAGGAGTGAGCGAGGGATGATCGGGAATTTCATTTTGAATCTTCATTGTATATATCTTCAGATTGATACCCGACTTGATTATAACCTTTGAAATATAGAATGTATATTTAGTCACCTACGCTGATCTCTGGATTGAAATAGACTAGTCAAAAGGCTCCGAAAAGAGTAACGGAGAGAGGGCATCGAAGGCAAGCAGTTCCGAAACTTCCAATCACAAACGATCGGGGGCCCCACTGCCTCTGTTTCGCCCCACAAGTATACGACGTTTCATTTGATGCGTGAGAGAGATATAAGGTACTTTCTCCCTCGTCAGGAAGCAAATCTAGGTGAGAAACACGACTCGGTTGATAGCCTCAAAATGGACGTGGCAATTATTGGCTCGGGTATCATCGGCCTGTTATCAGCTCTCACTCTGACCGAAGCTGGGTACACTGTGACTATTATCGCACGCGACTTACCGGGAGATGAGACCCAGGACTGGGCGAGCCCTTGGTATGTTGTCTCTCCCAGCCACGAGTTGCAGGACCATCATTCGGAAGCTGACTGGTGACTTGACAGGGCGGGAGCGGCATTAATGCCGCAGCCAGATGCGAAAGAGCATTCCCTCCAGGTGGACAGCTTCAAGTATTACTGGGCTCTTGCACAGCGGGATCCTACCAGTGGGATCCAGGTAAGAAGAACTCTAATTATCTCTCATTCATCTCACTCACTACGGAAATATTCATCAGGTGGTCAAAGCAAGTGAGTTTTACGATGACCGAACGGATGATTCGAGTATTTGGTACAAGTATGTTGTGCCAAACTATCGCCGAATCCCTACCGGCGACCTTCCCGGAGGGGCAACAATAGGGTTCACTTTCCAAACCATGACACTCAACCCCACGGTATTCCTTCCCTGGATCAAGAAAGAGTTGGAGGCGCGCGGGGTACGGTTTGTTCGCAAAGAACTTCAATccatcgaagaagccgagaAGATTACGGGATGCGGCATCGTTGTCCATGCATCTGGACTCGGTGCTTTTCATCTCGCCGGCGACAACGACGTGGTCGCTATTCGCGGACAAACAATGTTCGTGGAAACCGACTTCGATGAGCTCCTGATGCTGCAAGGATCGCAATACTCGTACGTTATCCCCCGACTGTATTCAGGAGGTGCGATCATCGGGGGAGTGAGCCAGGAAGGGAATTTAGATCGCAAcgtggacgaggagttgCGACCTGATATCCTTGCAAGAACGAAGAAACTTTCCCCGGGAAGATTTGATTCGGTGGATTTGAAGAACGACAGTACCAAAAACATCGTCGCTTTTCGACCCGGCAGAAAAGGGGGTTATCGCCTTGAAGCAGAAGGGAACGTGGTACACGCATATGGATTCGGCGGACTTGGATACGTATACAGCTATGGGGCGGCCTTGAAGGTTCGGGACTTGGTGAAGTCGTTGACACAGGGCAAAACTTCATATAGAAGTCAGCTCTGAAAGACTGAAAGACGCACTGGAGGGACTAAAAAAATCACATGGAGATGTGTGATTGTTGAATGTCAAGATTCCAATACTGTCTAGCCTCAAATATCGATATGCGCAAAGTCCTTGGCTGATCTTGGCCTACCAAAATACAGAACTCGCGCATCTTGGTGGCATACAAGGGACCAAAACGTATATCATAGACAGACTTATCAATTCATTGCTTTCAATCACTCAAGAAGTAAATGTTCGGCTCCTCCTACTCGTACAGTACTCTTTATTTCTGAAACTTAACTACAGGCTTTATCAAACAATCCCTACTAGCCAACAAGAAGAGGGAACATATTGACATCGAGGGTTTGAAGTCAACAAAAGATGGGCCAGGTTTTCTGTTCCTTTAAAATATCCATCCAGGTCGGGAAAGGCTCACGACGATTGGCCATCGAATGCTCGTCCTGTTTTTTCCATAAAGCAGCCATGAGATCTTCCGCAATCTTGACAGGGGCAAGACCGCAGCTTTCCTGCGATCGTTTCACCAGCCCCAAGATAGCACACCGTCTTTCATTTGTCATTGCTTCGCAACCGGCTAGAAAAATAGGCCATAGTGTCCCAGGACCAGTATGCTCTACGTCTGGTAGCGTCGCATGCAGGGACGTTAAAGCAGTGATAATGCCGTCAACATGACCTTGCAAGATTCCTGGATGGACTCTTCGAACCCGTCTGTAGAAGAGAATCACCAGCGCAGAGTTGAAAGCGCGCAGAACATGAGAATAAGGCGCCGACGGCGCTTCTGAGGGATCGAGATCATTGTTCCGAATACCGTAAGAGTGGATCACATTTTCGAGGCGATTACTCCGCTTCTGCAGAAAATTCCAGATCTTGGAGTCTATCGGTATTTCGGTGCCCTGTGCGGCTTTCATTTTTTCCAAAACGTTGGCCAGCCGGATCGTCTGGGAGACCAGGCTTAGCCAAGTCTCCGGGAGGCCATACGCTTGTTTCGAAAGCGTGTTGGCGGATTTTCTCGAGTCATGGAGGTGAATATCGGGGATATCCCTGGTCTGGTCCTTTGGCTC
Encoded here:
- a CDS encoding uncharacterized protein (ID:PFLUO_008637-T1.cds;~source:funannotate); the protein is MDVAIIGSGIIGLLSALTLTEAGYTVTIIARDLPGDETQDWASPWAGAALMPQPDAKEHSLQVDSFKYYWALAQRDPTSGIQVVKASEFYDDRTDDSSIWYKYVVPNYRRIPTGDLPGGATIGFTFQTMTLNPTVFLPWIKKELEARGVRFVRKELQSIEEAEKITGCGIVVHASGLGAFHLAGDNDVVAIRGQTMFVETDFDELLMLQGSQYSYVIPRLYSGGAIIGGVSQEGNLDRNVDEELRPDILARTKKLSPGRFDSVDLKNDSTKNIVAFRPGRKGGYRLEAEGNVVHAYGFGGLGYVYSYGAALKVRDLVKSLTQGKTSYRSQL
- a CDS encoding uncharacterized protein (ID:PFLUO_008634-T1.cds;~source:funannotate) encodes the protein MAAFLKKPLKLALVQLASGVDKTANLTHARSKVLEAAKAGAGLIVLPECFNSPYGTAHFPKYAETLLPSPPTKEQSPSFHALSAIAAEANAYLVGGSIPELEPTTKKYYNTSLVFSPSGALIGTHRKTHLFDIDIPGKIAFRESDVLSPGNQLTILDLPEYGKVGLAICYDIRFPEAAMIAARKGAFLLLYPGAFNTTTGPLHWELLGRARAVDNQTYVGMCSPARDMDADYHAYGHSLVADPGAHILGMADEKETIVYADLDNETIKNIRSSIPIYTQRRFDLYPDVSGEN
- a CDS encoding uncharacterized protein (ID:PFLUO_008632-T1.cds;~source:funannotate); translation: MSKYLRRALISPIKKEIKRQRSLSPTKNEPNSSPTPREPDPCPIEMNKKRKLSEADIFGASPAYSRIKDVRGRKRAMTPSTAPGSQSFNAFSPAPAPSFGDNPFSSTPSLQPTGFAFGQSQSFPGANANTSLGQPQQDGSAPFSFGGAAQGGFGFNAPSFGQQSNSFGVNNPYVNGGTSGGQPAEPAQTTGMFSFGGNSAFNTPPVTGPTAQPSGMFGAPQTTSAPATLNMFGKPPTTATAVDSMQTSPDAKPKASAPASAPDFQNRNLFGGASTPSLTPSAPSASAANPFTSLNASSTTAKPAETQPPKNLFGPAPAAPKVSEPSQPAAANAFAPKPATEQAPSQPAQANPFGSSVFGSATTTAKTSESQQPAQPAPTNIFAPKPAAEQAPAKPTESKPFGNLFTGAPAASKAPEPSTQPASSNMFANAHTSKASEASTQPAPANIFAPKPAAEQAPAKPAESKPFGNLFAGAPAASKAPEPSTQPAPSNMFAPKPATGQTSAFANLMGGATSAPQATKPSAQHAPTNLFAPKPATAQAAPQNQQPFGNLFGGKPAAPAVPAAKETLAPAVPAAPPTQPFQQSKPQLPSSTSEEQAEDAELLLQLRTLNESFKQGVSKRSATDDFDSLILYYLQVRETLGVPVFPNISGAEATATKGPVASAQDDSSTANVFANSFSAPKPDSSKQPALAPAQSASTPSPAAPAAAPPKFGNNMFAKAASSASTSTSTANAAPSQPSAAAPALAMPKFGNGASGTDFMAQFKKQAEKTAAEEKAKRKAEDFDSDEDDEEEWERQDAERQREKRAKIEAASKKKTKFVPGKGFMFVDDVDEPAASTEAANPSSAPSPAVTPLFGKTDEASKIGSSNEASVISNASSRAASPATSIFASANQPVPNSQNIFGRLSATPQTSDKDDGDSSSGDDIQEAIRKTPKRRPSAEDREAEDDRPSKRTMKSSDAATSKSSLDAPLPAPSAAAGRSLFDRVQTPGRSATSSPNPFGGLMGGNATTNNATSSLFTGVNTSGTSTPIFGAPKGAPQTADQTWKPNTPIKFAAESVPSTENATSADVTGDEEEGEPGAIFNLTNAKAGEEEEDAVYECRARAFKRDGSWKSQGTGICRLLVHRETHAARVVIRADPGGNIILNTHLKRDYAYSKAGSSVQLMVPHHNKQPEHWAIRAKAENVNELFSKIEEIKN
- a CDS encoding uncharacterized protein (ID:PFLUO_008635-T1.cds;~source:funannotate), with product MVALDTVRKHNSTLKDLGPNLVAVFVGGTSGIGETTARAFVKHTLSPRVYLIGRNESQASKIIEELRQLNNDSQASFVKCDVSRLHDVDEACKTIQSKEDKVNLLFMSPGIMTTKGRDETDEGVDKKLSLHYYARMRFLVNLLPQLTNAGTSNQLSRTISVLSAGHEAKLLLDDLPLKNHYSLGNCANHAITMNSLAMEELAASHPATSFIHAYPGGVNTGLMDNLLGRFGSNVLFFLAKPWVVPLDQSGERHLYAATSSTYSSRDRKADGAVTGADGTKGSGAYLLSWDGSVTGNQKILNGYRRDGTRKTVWEHTLGVFESVCGRKE
- a CDS encoding uncharacterized protein (ID:PFLUO_008636-T1.cds;~source:funannotate), giving the protein MFEDFSFSSPSSHPPRLTVDADDRILLDCDSTLVSPLSSRCPSPQSHRFRGSGSRPRNSYFRSPPAPTSVPFPYEAKRLSISTLTQKLHEHSLHPAQHSHDSSPVSATLPGSRFAGYILTPPDTDHDEEGLGMSDHLSSPLSSSASPTSMPVDSRDQGRRTADRSPNGGGGGLLDQLNVRMQRQRIAQLQCSPAEMDAIRRTVLADEDDESCLGGDEDCHPSSLPPRSPPRRRTTTPARSRFGPDSSVSASGPGTATSHARRKSSSAGVLLPHANRVEKSQGAGPSKRSEHGLRRKSLVSAALANLKE
- a CDS encoding uncharacterized protein (ID:PFLUO_008633-T1.cds;~source:funannotate), giving the protein MSNVKSGKKTRSAIADVVSREYTINLHKRCHGVSFKKRAPRAIKEIRAFAEQAMGTKDVRLDPQLNKKVWEAGIKGVPFRLRVRISRKRNDEEGAVERLYSHVQAVNVKNPKGLHTATVDDA